A window of the Glaciimonas sp. CA11.2 genome harbors these coding sequences:
- a CDS encoding VOC family protein, whose protein sequence is MIHFDHVCLAAQNVYEATFRLSRETGLGNYDGGFFPLYGLGHKVVPLSDDIYIEIESIVDHTILKKENSTAQFFEQQTMDGDCFIGWCLRADTMEEMEMFAAHHNTIVDANLTGKEAGRQMMNGSRGFSLQTPSAMTAWPMGKPNLYFKPGSPPPPHVASLPVEPGTGSAKGQGLLWIEIGETESAFAEWLGDVVRPSQFPFEIRYNGKSAGLYALGVKTTEGIKEIRRAPVKL, encoded by the coding sequence ATGATTCACTTTGACCATGTATGTTTGGCGGCACAAAACGTTTATGAAGCGACCTTTCGACTCAGTCGGGAGACCGGACTGGGCAATTATGATGGCGGATTTTTTCCACTATATGGACTTGGTCATAAAGTAGTCCCACTCTCAGATGACATATACATCGAGATTGAGAGCATCGTCGATCATACGATCCTAAAGAAGGAGAATTCGACCGCCCAATTCTTTGAGCAACAAACCATGGATGGAGATTGCTTTATCGGATGGTGCCTGCGAGCAGACACCATGGAGGAAATGGAAATGTTTGCTGCCCACCACAATACCATCGTGGATGCAAACCTGACCGGAAAAGAGGCCGGCCGACAAATGATGAACGGTAGCCGGGGCTTTTCACTGCAAACCCCCAGTGCAATGACCGCATGGCCAATGGGGAAACCCAACCTTTACTTCAAACCGGGCTCACCTCCTCCTCCTCACGTAGCCAGTTTGCCTGTGGAGCCTGGGACAGGAAGCGCAAAGGGCCAAGGGCTGCTCTGGATTGAAATTGGCGAAACGGAGTCCGCCTTCGCGGAATGGCTGGGCGACGTTGTTCGACCATCACAGTTTCCTTTTGAAATTCGTTACAACGGAAAGTCTGCTGGCCTATATGCACTTGGCGTCAAAACTACCGAGGGAATAAAAGAAATCCGAAGGGCGCCAGTAAAGCTTTAA